Proteins found in one Saccharopolyspora phatthalungensis genomic segment:
- a CDS encoding class I SAM-dependent methyltransferase, which translates to MTDVEHFRSVYETGGVYDRSLLPHYYDGREDLDLISELLTVHYGQHARNLAVVEFGCGTGRVTARLAPYARHLVVADYSPTMIDAVRERYPQAGTLRADTRDAVAELFGEGRAGSFDLVGAFWSLSYPLGEFFESMNAAGIQPVADVAAARVEASAFVRDMTRLLAPGGHLLALFFDSDTLEQRLVTRLWEQIAPFPEEGRSYTRNLLLSALRDAEAAGEGALTHTRRGGTAWAPNADHMSSSAATPPPIPDTASAPNTPLPCSR; encoded by the coding sequence GTGACCGATGTCGAGCACTTCCGCTCGGTCTATGAAACCGGCGGCGTGTACGACCGCAGCCTCTTGCCCCACTACTACGACGGCCGCGAAGACCTCGACCTGATCAGTGAACTTCTGACCGTCCACTATGGTCAGCACGCACGTAATCTCGCCGTCGTCGAATTCGGGTGTGGCACCGGGCGCGTCACCGCCAGGCTCGCGCCTTACGCACGACACCTGGTTGTCGCTGACTACAGCCCAACCATGATCGACGCTGTACGCGAGCGATACCCGCAGGCCGGTACCCTCCGCGCCGATACCCGCGATGCGGTCGCCGAACTGTTCGGCGAAGGACGCGCGGGCTCGTTCGATCTCGTCGGCGCGTTCTGGTCGCTGAGCTATCCGCTCGGTGAGTTCTTCGAATCGATGAACGCCGCGGGCATTCAACCGGTCGCCGACGTCGCCGCTGCCCGCGTCGAGGCCAGCGCGTTCGTCCGCGACATGACGCGCCTGCTCGCTCCCGGCGGGCACCTGCTGGCGCTGTTCTTCGACTCTGACACCCTCGAACAGCGGCTGGTGACCCGTCTGTGGGAGCAGATCGCGCCATTTCCCGAGGAAGGCCGCAGCTACACCCGAAATCTCCTACTGAGCGCACTTCGGGACGCCGAGGCCGCCGGAGAGGGTGCACTGACACACACGCGCCGTGGCGGCACCGCATGGGCACCGAACGCCGACCACATGTCTTCCTCGGCGGCGACGCCGCCACCTATACCCGACACCGCGAGCGCGCCGAATACGCCGTTGCCCTGCTCGCGGTGA
- a CDS encoding pyridoxal phosphate-dependent decarboxylase family protein encodes MSVRPVDRESTAIAPADAEATSEMLHRVVDVGMRFKLQQDIFGKRLPPERIRDLLVFELPRESSTLDAVLESFERTALPPCKNEASPRFLGFGDTGDDPAALAGGLLALFTQQNLINQSFDSPSATFVEIAVLRWLRDLLGYDNPPVADIRTVWDVGGVITHGGTTSNAAAMMLAREHKEPETMHGGVRNPGQFGVIVPRGIGHYSVKSSLTWIGVGDQAIEVDTRTFRYDLVELERAVRRHRGQIMAVIAYAGDSRTQTVEHLRRVHDVVRAIDPRIWLHVDACWGLVAAFSDQLRHLIDGISEFDSVTVDPHKVMAVPYSLSALLVREPSSLRAVSSYSDLIMQEDYAFGQVTPFIGTKGWLSLKLWMMMLSRGRAGLAALAEHRVNKARRFAALLDEHPRLLRLHEPDLAAVAFVYVPSDIRPEPPLPEQHIARINEVNQGIHERMLAEGTWYLHQFSLPDDHGRLRAGATLYPLRFMANNPRTTEAHMAQVIDYVTKLGGELEGDIR; translated from the coding sequence GTGAGCGTCCGGCCGGTGGATCGCGAATCGACTGCCATAGCACCAGCCGATGCCGAGGCGACGTCCGAGATGCTTCACCGAGTGGTCGACGTCGGGATGCGTTTCAAGCTCCAGCAGGACATCTTTGGCAAGCGGCTACCACCAGAGCGGATTCGAGACCTGCTGGTCTTCGAGCTTCCCCGAGAGTCCAGCACTCTCGATGCCGTTCTGGAGTCCTTTGAACGGACCGCCCTGCCGCCTTGCAAGAACGAGGCCAGTCCTCGCTTTCTCGGCTTCGGAGACACCGGGGACGATCCGGCCGCGCTTGCGGGTGGCCTGCTGGCCCTGTTCACGCAGCAGAATTTGATCAATCAGAGCTTCGATTCACCGAGCGCGACGTTCGTCGAGATCGCGGTGTTGCGCTGGCTACGCGACCTGCTGGGCTACGACAATCCACCGGTCGCCGACATCCGCACGGTGTGGGATGTGGGCGGCGTGATCACGCATGGCGGGACGACCAGCAACGCGGCGGCGATGATGCTCGCTCGCGAGCACAAGGAACCCGAGACCATGCACGGCGGTGTCCGAAACCCAGGCCAGTTTGGCGTGATCGTGCCGCGCGGGATTGGGCACTACAGCGTCAAGAGCTCGTTGACCTGGATCGGAGTCGGTGACCAGGCCATCGAGGTCGACACCCGTACCTTCCGCTACGACCTCGTCGAGTTGGAACGGGCGGTGCGCCGGCATCGCGGGCAGATCATGGCCGTGATCGCCTATGCCGGGGACAGCCGCACTCAGACCGTTGAGCACCTACGCCGCGTTCACGATGTGGTCCGCGCGATCGATCCCCGGATTTGGCTGCACGTCGACGCTTGCTGGGGGCTCGTGGCGGCGTTCAGCGACCAGCTCCGCCACCTCATTGACGGGATCAGCGAGTTCGACAGCGTGACCGTCGATCCGCACAAGGTGATGGCCGTGCCCTACAGCTTGAGCGCTCTGCTAGTCAGGGAGCCCTCCAGTCTGCGCGCGGTGTCGAGCTATTCGGACCTGATCATGCAGGAGGACTACGCCTTCGGGCAGGTCACTCCGTTCATCGGCACCAAGGGGTGGTTGTCGTTGAAGTTATGGATGATGATGCTCTCCCGCGGCCGTGCCGGATTGGCCGCCCTCGCCGAGCACCGCGTGAACAAAGCCCGCCGGTTCGCCGCCCTACTTGATGAGCATCCGCGCCTGCTGCGCCTGCACGAGCCCGACCTCGCGGCCGTCGCCTTTGTCTACGTGCCCAGCGACATCCGGCCCGAGCCCCCACTGCCTGAGCAGCACATCGCGCGGATCAACGAGGTAAACCAGGGCATCCACGAACGGATGCTCGCCGAAGGAACGTGGTACCTCCACCAGTTCAGCCTGCCGGACGATCACGGACGACTCCGCGCCGGAGCAACGCTCTATCCCTTGCGGTTCATGGCCAACAACCCACGCACCACCGAAGCGCACATGGCGCAAGTGATCGACTACGTGACCAAACTCGGTGGCGAGCTCGAAGGGGACATCCGGTGA
- a CDS encoding phosphotransferase family protein: MSLPTTPDTRLPGLDALYATCRIFGVDPTDVRPLQRRSNAVYLLPHEQIVARLAPDTPVRRRRAQTTITVTRWLATQPAPVALPPMPGQQPVITNGAVATFWPHRATTSPPSLTDLAVLMRRLHALPDPPFPVPRYQPLQRLHESLTIDQDRQQPALAAADHTWLLDRATTLLDTFTATRFPLGEGFVHGDAHNENMVHDDGEWLLIDWDNTCIGPRELDLLTAVPNHFHEPEADQTSFLAAYGYNILDQPGWTLLRDITELHSLGSYIRLAPSKPAAATELHHRIRSLRAGDRSARWHAIP, encoded by the coding sequence ATGAGCCTGCCAACAACACCAGATACCCGCCTGCCCGGCTTGGACGCGCTCTACGCCACCTGCCGGATCTTCGGAGTCGACCCCACCGACGTCCGCCCGTTGCAGCGACGCTCCAACGCGGTCTACCTCCTTCCACACGAGCAGATCGTCGCCAGGCTGGCCCCCGACACCCCGGTCCGTCGCCGCCGCGCACAGACCACCATCACGGTCACCCGCTGGCTGGCGACCCAGCCCGCACCCGTCGCGCTGCCACCGATGCCCGGCCAGCAGCCAGTGATCACCAACGGCGCGGTCGCCACCTTCTGGCCCCACCGCGCCACAACCTCACCGCCCTCGCTGACCGACCTGGCAGTGCTCATGCGGCGGCTACACGCGCTGCCTGACCCACCATTCCCCGTGCCCCGCTATCAACCGCTGCAACGGCTCCACGAGTCGCTGACGATCGACCAAGACCGTCAGCAACCGGCGCTGGCGGCGGCTGACCATACTTGGCTGCTCGACCGGGCCACGACACTGCTCGACACGTTCACCGCCACCCGATTTCCATTAGGGGAAGGGTTCGTCCACGGCGACGCACACAACGAGAACATGGTTCACGACGACGGCGAATGGCTGCTGATCGACTGGGACAACACCTGCATCGGCCCCCGCGAACTGGACCTGCTCACCGCCGTCCCCAACCACTTCCACGAGCCTGAGGCCGACCAGACCTCGTTCCTCGCTGCTTACGGCTACAACATCCTCGACCAGCCTGGCTGGACCCTGCTGCGCGACATCACCGAACTGCACTCCCTCGGCTCCTACATCCGCCTCGCCCCCAGCAAACCCGCCGCCGCCACCGAACTGCACCACCGCATCCGGTCCCTACGCGCCGGCGACAGGTCAGCCCGCTGGCACGCTATCCCCTAA
- a CDS encoding helix-turn-helix domain-containing protein — MNGPRQRCQCCGTVLRVGVNDALCGPCARAAGFREPIPEGFYEDTDLRTALETYDFGAVFTAVRQQTGLSQLQLADLLGLSQSRVSAVERGERRLTHVRTAARMATVLRIPAPLLGFPTGHTVTGNETDKEVSWLERRDFLSLVTAATLGSSLNPELARLGSLLPGQAEPVTRPRIGAADVDAIEAITEGFRRSSVAHGGGLCRAAATTQLHQARRLEDALCSPEIRTRLLVAIANHARIAGWAAYDVDDHDAARRLWTYALDTAHRAADDHPRATDLAVRVLLDMAHQALHLERASEALRLVQLASATAANRKHPVGAITQGYTSAVLGWCRAALGEPEPTRRAIGQAQETYAAADPATTPPWTKFVTDAEITGQQGYSLYLLSLSRPEFAPEAIEKLTSSTTRYGAEYERTRAVTLPPLASAQFQAGDIDAAVATGYDAVNAISGLSSTRGYARLRVLDTVAAPHSGKSEVADLREHIRTALTTTA; from the coding sequence ATGAATGGTCCGCGACAACGCTGCCAGTGCTGCGGCACTGTGCTGCGTGTCGGCGTGAATGACGCGTTGTGCGGACCTTGCGCCCGCGCCGCCGGGTTCCGTGAGCCGATCCCAGAGGGCTTTTACGAGGACACGGACCTGCGCACTGCGCTGGAAACCTATGACTTCGGCGCGGTTTTCACCGCCGTGCGGCAGCAAACCGGGCTCTCGCAACTTCAGCTCGCCGACCTGCTCGGCTTGTCCCAATCCCGGGTTTCCGCTGTCGAGCGGGGCGAGCGAAGGCTGACCCACGTCAGGACTGCCGCTCGGATGGCCACAGTCCTGCGCATCCCGGCCCCCTTGCTCGGATTTCCCACCGGCCATACCGTAACGGGTAATGAAACTGACAAGGAGGTGAGTTGGTTGGAACGCAGGGACTTTCTCTCCCTGGTCACGGCCGCCACATTGGGATCCAGTCTAAATCCCGAACTCGCCCGGCTGGGCTCACTGCTGCCCGGCCAGGCCGAGCCGGTAACCCGGCCCCGAATCGGCGCGGCCGACGTCGACGCCATCGAGGCGATCACCGAAGGGTTCCGCCGGTCATCCGTGGCTCATGGCGGTGGGCTGTGCCGCGCGGCGGCCACTACGCAACTGCACCAGGCACGCCGCTTGGAGGACGCCCTCTGCTCGCCGGAGATCCGCACCCGCCTGCTGGTGGCCATCGCCAACCATGCCCGCATCGCAGGGTGGGCGGCCTACGACGTCGACGATCACGACGCCGCCCGCCGTCTGTGGACCTACGCCCTGGACACCGCCCACCGCGCCGCCGACGATCATCCCCGCGCCACCGACCTGGCAGTCCGCGTGCTCCTGGACATGGCACACCAAGCACTCCACCTCGAACGCGCAAGTGAGGCACTGCGCCTAGTGCAGCTCGCCTCGGCGACCGCCGCCAACCGCAAACACCCGGTCGGCGCGATCACCCAGGGCTACACTTCCGCGGTCCTCGGTTGGTGCCGCGCAGCGCTCGGCGAGCCAGAGCCCACCCGCCGTGCCATCGGGCAAGCCCAAGAGACCTACGCCGCCGCCGATCCGGCCACCACACCGCCGTGGACAAAGTTCGTCACCGACGCCGAGATCACCGGCCAACAGGGCTACTCCCTGTACCTGCTGTCGCTGTCCCGCCCGGAGTTCGCACCCGAGGCCATCGAGAAACTGACCAGCTCAACTACCAGATACGGCGCGGAATACGAGCGCACCCGCGCCGTGACCCTGCCCCCGCTGGCCTCGGCGCAGTTCCAGGCCGGTGATATCGACGCCGCGGTGGCCACCGGCTACGACGCGGTGAACGCGATCAGCGGACTGTCCTCCACCCGTGGCTACGCTCGACTGCGCGTCCTGGACACCGTGGCCGCACCGCACAGCGGCAAATCTGAGGTCGCCGACCTCCGTGAACATATCCGCACCGCGCTCACCACAACGGCATGA
- a CDS encoding helix-turn-helix domain-containing protein yields MDHEDKALGRRLREVRAWRQLSLKETADLAGISFGYLGRIERGEQPVTSRATLEALANALRIDPGELTGTPYAPCDPVGSDAHAALREVEKALSSLDLGVDPGVQARPWAALAAEVDHLNNTLRAAADYAAQGAVVPGLLTELHAAYVQQPNERQNVLVGLLHTFDSAAVLTKNLGVRGWPVMAARLAENCAQELDRPEWLGFTTWLRGHTAGSHSRTHQYGVSVGGIDALASHLDCSNALQAAGMLHLNAALAAAAQSDADTTRDHLREATELASRLPERHDNFGYLHFSPDNVGIWRVSLGTELGEGAKVAEIARHVRPEAVPAKARRAMFYADLGRALASEKRTREQGIRALIKAESIAPQRIRNNIFVRETVADLLRQARRDAGGRDLRGLAWRMGVVPTG; encoded by the coding sequence ATGGACCATGAGGATAAGGCCCTGGGCCGTCGCCTTCGTGAGGTGCGTGCCTGGCGTCAGCTCTCCCTGAAGGAAACCGCGGATCTCGCGGGGATCTCGTTCGGCTACCTCGGCCGGATCGAGCGGGGAGAGCAGCCGGTCACCTCGCGCGCCACGCTGGAGGCGCTGGCCAACGCGCTCCGGATCGACCCTGGTGAGTTGACCGGAACGCCTTACGCGCCCTGCGATCCCGTGGGAAGCGACGCACACGCGGCCTTGCGGGAAGTGGAAAAGGCGCTCTCGTCGCTGGACCTGGGCGTGGATCCCGGTGTCCAGGCCAGGCCGTGGGCGGCGCTGGCGGCCGAGGTCGATCACCTCAACAATACGTTGAGAGCCGCTGCGGACTATGCGGCCCAGGGTGCGGTAGTGCCAGGGCTGCTGACCGAATTGCACGCCGCTTACGTGCAACAACCGAATGAGCGTCAGAACGTCTTGGTAGGTCTGCTCCACACCTTTGATTCCGCCGCAGTGTTGACGAAGAACCTCGGCGTTCGAGGATGGCCGGTGATGGCCGCCCGTCTCGCCGAGAACTGTGCGCAAGAGCTGGACCGGCCTGAATGGCTCGGCTTTACGACCTGGTTGCGGGGACACACCGCTGGCTCTCATAGCCGCACGCACCAGTACGGGGTGAGCGTAGGCGGAATAGACGCCTTGGCATCGCACCTGGACTGCTCGAATGCTCTCCAGGCCGCCGGAATGCTGCACCTCAATGCCGCTCTAGCAGCTGCGGCACAGTCGGACGCGGACACCACCCGCGATCACTTGCGTGAGGCCACAGAGCTGGCCTCGCGGCTTCCCGAACGGCACGACAACTTTGGATATCTTCACTTCAGTCCGGACAACGTGGGGATCTGGCGGGTGAGTTTGGGAACCGAGCTTGGGGAGGGGGCGAAGGTCGCCGAGATCGCCCGTCACGTGCGCCCTGAGGCCGTGCCGGCAAAGGCCCGTCGCGCTATGTTCTACGCGGACCTGGGCCGAGCACTGGCCAGCGAGAAACGAACGCGGGAGCAGGGAATCCGGGCGTTGATCAAGGCCGAGTCGATTGCTCCGCAGCGTATCCGTAACAACATCTTCGTGCGTGAGACCGTGGCGGACTTGCTTCGGCAGGCCCGGCGTGATGCCGGCGGCCGTGATTTGCGTGGGCTCGCCTGGCGGATGGGAGTTGTCCCTACCGGGTGA
- a CDS encoding helix-turn-helix domain-containing protein produces the protein MDHEDKALGRRLREVRAWRQLSLKETADLAGISFGYLGRIERGEQPVTSRATLEALANALRIDPGELTGTPYAPSDPVGSDAHAALREVETALSSLDLGVDPGVQARPWAALAAEVDHLNNTLRANADYAALGAVVPGLLTELHAAYVQQPNERQNVLVGLLHTFYSAAVLTKNLGVRGWPVVAARLAEDCAQELDRPEWLGFGIWLRGNVAGAQGRTHQYGMSVRGIDALTPHLDCSNALQAAGMLHLNAALAAAAQSDADTTRDHLREATELASRLPERHDNFGYLYFGPDNVGIWRVSLGTELGQGAKVAEIARHVRPDALPLPAKARRAVFYADLGRALASEKRTREQGIRSLIKAESIAPQKIRNNIFVRETVADLLRQARRDAGGRDLRGLAWRMGVSPTG, from the coding sequence ATGGACCATGAGGATAAGGCCCTGGGCCGTCGCCTTCGTGAGGTGCGTGCCTGGCGTCAGCTCTCCCTGAAGGAAACCGCGGATCTCGCGGGGATCTCGTTCGGCTACCTCGGCCGGATCGAGCGGGGAGAGCAGCCAGTCACCTCGCGCGCCACGCTGGAGGCGCTGGCCAACGCGCTCCGGATCGACCCTGGTGAGTTGACCGGAACGCCTTACGCGCCCAGCGATCCCGTGGGAAGCGACGCACACGCGGCCTTGCGGGAAGTGGAAACGGCGCTGTCGTCGCTGGACCTGGGGGTGGACCCCGGTGTCCAGGCCAGGCCGTGGGCGGCGCTGGCGGCCGAGGTCGATCACCTCAACAATACGTTGCGAGCCAACGCAGACTACGCCGCCCTGGGTGCGGTAGTGCCGGGGCTGCTGACCGAGTTGCACGCCGCCTACGTGCAACAACCGAATGAGCGTCAGAACGTCTTGGTAGGTCTGCTCCACACGTTTTATTCCGCCGCAGTGCTGACGAAGAACCTCGGCGTTCGAGGATGGCCGGTGGTGGCCGCCCGTCTCGCGGAGGACTGTGCGCAAGAGCTGGACCGGCCTGAATGGCTGGGCTTCGGCATCTGGTTGCGGGGGAACGTCGCCGGGGCTCAGGGCCGCACGCACCAGTACGGGATGAGCGTTCGCGGAATAGACGCCTTGACTCCTCACCTGGACTGCTCCAATGCTCTCCAGGCCGCCGGAATGCTGCACCTCAATGCCGCTCTAGCGGCTGCGGCACAGTCGGACGCAGACACCACCCGCGATCACTTGCGCGAGGCCACAGAGCTGGCCTCGCGGCTTCCCGAACGGCACGACAACTTCGGATATCTCTACTTCGGTCCGGACAACGTGGGGATCTGGCGGGTGAGTTTGGGAACCGAACTCGGGCAGGGAGCGAAGGTCGCCGAGATCGCCCGTCACGTGCGCCCAGACGCCCTGCCCCTGCCGGCCAAAGCTCGTCGCGCGGTGTTCTACGCGGACCTGGGCCGGGCGCTGGCCAGCGAGAAACGAACGCGGGAGCAGGGAATACGGTCACTGATCAAGGCCGAGTCGATTGCTCCGCAGAAGATCCGTAACAACATCTTCGTGCGTGAGACCGTGGCGGACTTGCTTCGGCAGGCCCGGCGTGATGCCGGCGGCCGCGATCTGCGCGGACTCGCCTGGCGGATGGGAGTTTCCCCTACCGGGTGA